TGTCAAAAGCATCGATGAGCTTTAAATATGCTATTTCTTTAAACAACAAGTTTTAATAACGTATGGGCAGTTAACTGCATAGTATGATGTAGAACTTATAAAACGATAACACCTAAAAAGGGCTAAGATTACAATCTACATTTAAAAAGGAAGTGAGAGGATGCATACGGTAATTAATATCTTTTCCTTTAAAATTAATAACGTTTCAAATAATGGGTCTGTTAACATTGGTGAAGCACTTCATAATGCCCATACAGCCAATACTAAATCACAAGGCCAAAATGCATCCTTCGGTGATTTTGCTCCACCTAGTGCAGCAATGGAAAATGTCTTTATTGATCCGGACGTAAATGATATGGGTGATATCGCAAATCCGGCAAACGTCCTTTCAAATCAAATGTAAAAGGACTGAAAATTATATGCCCTTTCAAATAAATATATTTAATATAAAAACAAACTCCCTTAATAACAATGCAAACATTTCTTTAGGTCCGGCAGTTCATAACAGCCATACCGCAAATACTAAATGGGTTGGCACAAATATGGCATTAGGGGATTTTTCGCCAACAAACTCAATTTCTGCAAATGGTGTAGCTGATTTGGATGTCAGTGATCAAGATCAAATAGCAAACCCCTCATCACCTATTTCAAACCAATTCTAATTATATACAGAGAGGATGGTATAGATGTTCCCGTGGAGTATGTTTCCTTTTAATAAAGAATCAAAAAGTATGCTTCAAAACATGAAGCCTGACGATATTGATAAATATGTCCAAGATATTATGGGAAAAATGATGCCAGGTAGTATGCGAGGAATGATGAATCCCCAAGAGATTATGAACAATTTTCAATCTCCACTAGGACAACAGCAAACACCATCTACAGATATATTGAATTCAACGGCCTATGAAACACATGACTTTGTTTTTGTTAGGATTCCAATAAAAAAAGAAGACTGGCTTAAACAATTACAGATATATCATACTTCAAACCAACTAATTATTGAGCATATACCTGATCATGATGACAAACATACTATTACTCTCCCAGCCATTGTAAAAAAGAAAGGTTCTGTAGCAAATTATAAAGATGGAATGCTTGAGGTACGAATTCCGAAAAATGTGGATATGCAATTCTCACAAATTGACGTAACAGAAATTTAATTAGCGTCATTTTTTTTGCATTTTTTTAGTTTGGAAAAATATGATGGGATTAGTGGATCGTCTAGGGGGTGATTTTTTTGGAAATGGATAAACTCAAAAAATGGCTTGATCTGGCTCAGCAATATCAATCAGATCAGTTTTGGAAACAAATTTTCGATGAAAAAAA
The Neobacillus sp. PS3-40 genome window above contains:
- a CDS encoding spore germination protein: MPFQINIFNIKTNSLNNNANISLGPAVHNSHTANTKWVGTNMALGDFSPTNSISANGVADLDVSDQDQIANPSSPISNQF
- a CDS encoding Hsp20/alpha crystallin family protein: MFPWSMFPFNKESKSMLQNMKPDDIDKYVQDIMGKMMPGSMRGMMNPQEIMNNFQSPLGQQQTPSTDILNSTAYETHDFVFVRIPIKKEDWLKQLQIYHTSNQLIIEHIPDHDDKHTITLPAIVKKKGSVANYKDGMLEVRIPKNVDMQFSQIDVTEI
- a CDS encoding spore germination protein, whose protein sequence is MHTVINIFSFKINNVSNNGSVNIGEALHNAHTANTKSQGQNASFGDFAPPSAAMENVFIDPDVNDMGDIANPANVLSNQM